From a region of the Hemitrygon akajei chromosome 16, sHemAka1.3, whole genome shotgun sequence genome:
- the LOC140740289 gene encoding N-acetylmuramoyl-L-alanine amidase-like isoform X2 has translation MIKGAKVSLVLLTPRMADSVRILWSLLLLWVLYLQPLPCYATPASHLNNVLSIIEELEGQDPTMNILKVTEFLRDLQTSDQDFRHFLLGGTSDAVVLPQPLNHTSLSFLKEVLNHGAGPMNETGVVLTPDGTTVAVGNLVAGIEAGLKRGVNQSWSGVAGPFSAPVDSLCALTLAKDLGLAFLFHHTNQNKEQLGPDGCWDDVDSPRVFTRSGPWTPATNALINGGMDGFILGKVLTELQTPLPKLSVLLRDYYSQVPSLLRQKASKRRKNFEATFDLGNFTSQVLSAVSILDHIRNNSVLQHLDLNTFRERSEQGLLQFYRSYLECPAIIPRCMWAAKPFRGEPEELELPLRFVFIHHTFEPSQPCTTFRECAADMRSMQRFHQDDRQWNDIGYRRLEPPNPLARCNH, from the exons ATGATAAAGGGGGCAAAGGTTTCACTTGTTTTGTTAACTCCGAGGATGGCGGACAGCGTTAGAATTCTATGGAGCTTACTCCTCCTCTGGGTTCTGTACCTACAGCCCCTGCCCTGCTATG CAACACCAGCCTCCCACCTAAATAATGTTTTAAGTATCATTGAGGAGCTGGAAGGGCAGGATCCCACAATGAACATTCTCAAAGTTACAGAATTTCTACGTGACCTTCAAACATCTGACCAGGATTTCAGACACTTTCTCCTTGGGGGGACCTCAGACGCCGTGGTCTTGCCACAGCCCTTGAATCACACCAGCCTGTCCTTCCTCAAGGAGGTGCTCAATCACGGTGCTGGCCCTATGAACGAGACGGGGGTGGTCCTCACTCCAGATGGGACGACGGTCGCTGTGGGGAATCTTGTTGCTGGAATTGAAGCCGGACTGAAGAGAGGGGTGAACCAGTCATGGTCAGGTGTGGCTGGGCCCTTCTCTGCTCCGGTTGACAGCCTTTGTGCCCTAACACTGGCCAAGGACCTGGGACTGGCTTTCTTATTCCACCATACGAACCAGAACAAAGAGCaacttggaccagatggatgtTGGGATGATGTGGACTCTCCTCGGGTTTTCACCAGGTCTGGCCCCTGGACCCCCGCTACCAATGCTCTGATCAACGGTGGCATGGATGGCTTCATCCTGGGAAAGGTGCTCACCGAGCTGCAGACCCCACTGCCCAAGCTCAGCGTCTTGCTGAGGGATTACTACAGCCAAGTTCCCAGCCTCCTGCGCCAAAAGGCAAGTAAACGGCGGAAAAATTTTGAGGCCACCTTTGACCTTGGTAATTTCACCAGTCAAGTCTTAAGTGCAGTCTCCATCTTGGACCACATACGGAACAATTCAGTCCTCCAGCACCTCGACCTCAACACCTTCAGAGAGAGATCTGAACAAGGACTGCTGCAGTTTTATCGCAGCTATCTCG AGTGCCCAGCCATTATACCCCGATGTATGTGGGCTGCCAAGCCCTTCAGGGGCGAGCCCGAGGAGCTGGAGCTGCCGCTGCGCTTTGTCTTCATTCACCACACCTTCGAGCCCAGCCAGCCTTGCACGACCTTCCGGGAGTGTGCGGCGGACATGAGGAGTATGCAGCGTTTCCACCAGGATGATCGGCAGTGGAACGACATTGGGTACAG